The Vannielia litorea genomic interval TCAACACGACGCCGAGCCTTTACCTTGAGGCCGGAGCGATCCACGGCACGGTGCTCTGCGAGGGCGCGCGCCCGCTCGTTTATATGGAGGACGTGGGCCGCCACAACGCGGTCGATAAGGTGGCGGGCTGGATGCTGCGCGAGGGCGCGACGGCGGGCGACAAGCTGCTCTACACCACAGGGCGGCTGACGAGCGAGATGGTGATCAAATGCGCGCTGATGGGCATTCCTGCACTCGTCAGCCGCTCGGGGTTCACCGCTTGGGGTGTGGAGATCGCGCGGCAGGTGGGGCTGACACTGGTGGGCCGGATGCGCGGCGAGCGGTTCGTCTGCCTGTCGGGAGAGGAGCGGCTGGAGTGGCCGGAATGAGCGAAATCGAATGCCGCTATCGGGTGTCTCCCGCGCTACTTGAGGCGGCTATCAACGCGGGGGCTGCGGGCAAGGGGCGAGGCCAGCGCCCGGCGTGGTGGATTCCGATGTGGGTGGCCGTGGGCGTTGCCATTGGCTTTGCGGTGGTGGCTTTAGAGAGCATGTTCGACAGCATGGTTCCGGCGCTTGCGATGGTCTTCGGCAGCGCCGGGTTTCTTGCCGGGTTGGCGCTCTGGCAGGTCACATGGAAGCAGCAGCTCCGCGGGATCTTGGCGGCACACGAGGAGGCCGCAGAGAAGGCGGGCGAAGTGGTGAGCCGTTTTGGCCCGGATGGAATAGACTCGCGCTCGGCGCTCGGGCAGAGCTTCAGCACATGGCCGGGAATTGGCGCGGTACTCGAAATCCCCGGCGGCACCGCGATCCGGATGGGCGCGACCAGCATGCCGGTGCCGGATGAGGCCTTGCCGGAGGGCATGGGCGGGCCGGAGTTTCGTGCGCGGCTGGAACGTTGGAGGGTCGCGGGATGAGCGCGTTGCCGGAGACCTTGGAATTTCACTGCAGGCTTTCGAGGGAGGAGATGAGCCGCGCAATTGCCCTTGGAGGCCGGGAAGGCTGGCCGCTTTGGGTCTTTATGCTCATCGGCTGTGGGCTGACGATCGGCATTTGCGCGATGCTCATCCACATCGACGGTTGGGGACTGCCTCCGGAGGCGGGGCTGTTCTTCGGGGTGGGTGCGGTTTTCTGGGCTGGCCTGAGCATGCTCCCGTTCGTTTGGGGCAGGCGCAGAGACCTGGAAATGGCACTTCAGTTACAGGACGGCGATGGCGGCTATACATTACGGATCGGGCCGGAAGGGATTGTGCAAACCGGGCAGCGGGTTCGGTGGCAGGGCAGTTGGGCGCTGGTTGATGAAGCTCGCGACCTCGGGAACGCGACGGGCATTTTCATGACTGGGGGCATGATCATGGTGCCGGATAAAGCCCTGCCGGAGGGCGTGAGCCCTGAGGACTTCCGGGTGCGGCTGGAGCGCTGGAGGGCGGCATGAAGGTTGCGGGTGTGATCCTTGCGGGCGGACAAGCCCGGCGGATGGGCGGCGGCGACAAGGGGCTGCTGGACCTTGGCGGGGTGAGCCTGCTGGCGCGCGTTACCCGTCGGTTGGCGCCGCAGGTCGAGGTGATGTGCCTCAATGCCAATGGCGACGCGGCGCGCTTTGATGCCTTCGGGCTGGATGTGGTTGCCGACCCGATCGAGGGCTTCGCCGGGCCGTTGGCCGGGGTGCTGGCGGGAATGCGATGGGCGGAGGCTCAGGGAGCTGACCACGTTGTGAGCGTGGCGGCAGATACACCCTTCTTTCCGGCCGATCTGGTGGAACGGTTGCAGACCGGGGCGGCCGGAACCTCACCCGTTCTGGCGGCCGTGCGCGAGGCCGGCCGGGTGCGGCGGCAGCCGACCTTCGGCTTCTGGCCGGTGGCGCTAGCCGACGATCTGGAGGCGGCGCTGGGAGATGGAGTCCGCAAGGTGGTGCAATGGACCGAGCGGCATGACGGGCGTGAGGTGGTCTTTGGGTCTTCGGACGCCTTCTTCAACGTGAACACGCCGGAAGACCTCGCCCGCGCGGAGTTAATGCTGTGAGGGTTTTCGGCGTCGTCGGGTGGAAAAACAGCGGCAAGACCGGGCTGATGGAGCGGCTGGTGACGGAGATCACCGGGCGCGGGTTCACCGTGAGCACGATCAAACATGCGCATCATGCCTTCGACCCCGATCAGGAGGGCAAGGACAGCTGGCGGCACCGCAAGGCGGGTGCGCGGGAGGTGTTGGTGGCCAGCGGTGCGCGCTGGGCGCTGATGCATGAAGGCCCGGCTCCCGACCTGGACGCGCTGCTGGCCAAGCTCGGGCCGGTCGATCTGGTGCTGGTGGAGGGTTACAAGCGCGAGCGCCACAAGCGGATCGAGGCGCACAGGGCGGCGACCGGGGCAGGCTTGCTGGCGCTGGAGGATGACGGGATTGTCGCGGTGGCCAGCGACGTGGCGGTGGACGTTGGTGTACCGGTGTTCGATCTCGACGACACGGGCGGGATTGCGAATTTCGTGCTGCGGGAGGTCGAGCTTGCGCCGAAGGCCGAGGAAGCCGCGACCTACGGGGACGGTGATGTTTGACACCTTCGTCATGGTGGATTGGTCGGGTGGCACAGACACCGGAGCCAAGCGGCGAAAGGATGCGATCTGGATCGGTGTGGCGCGGCGGGGCGAGGCGGCGACGGCGGAGTATATGCGCAACCGGGAGGTGGCCGAGGACGCCTTGGGCCGCCTGCTGGCCGAGGAGATGGCGCAGGGCCGGCGGGTGATGGCGGGCTTCGACTTTCCGTTCGGCTACCCGGCGGGGTTTGCGAGGGCGGTCTGCGGGCAGGACGACCCGCTGGCGCTTTGGGACTGGATCGAGGCGCGGATCGAGGACCGGGGCGGCGAGAGCAACCGGTTTGACCTTGCCGGGGAGGTGAACCGGGCCGTGGGCGGCGGGGCCGGGCCGTTCTGGGGGAACGGGCTGAAGCGCGATATCGAGGGCCTGCCAAGGCGGAAGGACAGGTATCTCAACGACTTCCCGGAGCGGCGGGAGGTGGAGCGGCTGGCCAAGGGGGCCTTCACCTGCTGGCAGATGAGCGGGGCCGGGTCGGTCGGCTCTCAGGTGCTCACCGGGCTGCCGGTGCTGGCCCGGCTGCGGCGGAAGCTGGGGGCGAAGGTTTGGCCGTTCGAGCCGCTGGACGGCGCGCCGGTGGCGCTGGTGGAGATATGGCCCTCACTGGTGCTGCCGCCGAGGGCGACGCGTGACGAGATCCCCGACCGCGAGCAGGTCCTGCGGGTGGCGGAGCGGCTGGCAGCGATGGCGCCGGAAGAGCTGGGAACGATGCTGGATGTGCAGGCGCCGGAAGCGGGATGGATCCTGGGCGTTTTGCCGGATGGCAGCACAAGTCCCGCCCTGCGCGGGTTGCAGCCGCCCGCGCTGAGGGACGACTGCTTTGCTTTGCCTGCGGGCGTGGACTGGGTGCCGGTGGAGGAGGCGCAGGCGCGGCTCAGGGCTTCGCTTAGCGCGGCGGTTGGCACCGAGACAGTGCCGGTGGGCGCGGCGGCGGGCCGGATCGTGGCGGCGCAGGTGCGGGCGGAGCGGGCCAACCCACCGGGCGCGAATGCGGCGGTGGACGGTTGGGGCTTTGCCCACGGCGAGCTGCCCGCGCCGGATGCGGGCGGGCGGATCGAGATGCCGGTGGCCGAGGGCCGCGCGGCGGCGGGTGCGCCGTTTGACGGGGTGGTGCCCGCAGGCAAGGCGCTCCGGATCCTGACCGGGGCGCTCCTGCCAGAAGGCGTCGATACCGTGGTGCTCGACGAAGACGTGGTGACGGACGGCGCGCGCGTGGCCTTTGACCGGATGCCGAAGCCGCGTGCCAACACCCGCAAGGCCGGAGAGGATGTGGCGGCGCAGGATGTGCTATTCGAGCCCGGCCACAGGCTCCGTGCGCCAGATGTGGCGCTGATCGCGGCCACGGGCGTGGCAGAGGTGCAGGCGGCGGGGCGGCTCCGGGTGGGCGTGCTCTCGACAGGCGATGAGATCGTGGAGCCGGGCGCGGCGGAAGGGGTGCATCAGACCCATGACGCCAACCGCCCGATGCTGCTGGCGATGGCGCAGGGCTGGGGGCATGAGGCGGTGGACCTTGGCCGCGTGGGCGATGACCGCGACGCGCTGCGGGCGGCGCTGACGGGCGCGGGCGTGGATGTGATCCTGACCTCGGGGGGCGCCTCGGCGGGAGATGAAGACCATCTTTCGGCCCTGCTACGCGAGGAAGGCGACCTGACCGCATGGCGCATCGCGCTCAAACCTGGCCGCCCGCTGGCGCTGGGCCGTTGGCAGGGCGTGCCGCTCTTCGGCCTGCCGGGCAACCCGGTGGCGGCGCTGGTGACGGCGGCGCTCTTTGCCCGCCCGGCGCTGGAAGTGCTCGCAGGCGGGCACTGGCTGGAGCCGGAGGGCTTTGCCGTGCCGGCGGCGTTCGAGAAGCGCAAGAAGCCGGGCCGGCGGGAATACTTGCGCGCCCGAATGGGGCCGGAGGGCGTGGAGGTGTTCGCCTCCGAGGGCTCGGGGCGGATCAGCGGGCTCAGCTGGGCCGGAGGGCTGGTCGAGTTGCCGGACGGGGCGCTTGAGGTGAAACGGGGCGATCCGGTGCGGTTCATCCCCTATGCCGCGCTCGGCCTCTGATGCAGATCCGGCCTGGCTTCGATGAGGCGCAGAGGGCCGAGGTGGCGCGGCTGTTCTGGGGTGCGTTCCGAGGCAAGCTGGGGCGCATCCTTTGGCCCGAGCGCAAGGCGCTGGGGTTCATCGAGCAGATCGTGCAGCCGGGGTTTGCGATTTGCGCGGTCGAGAACGGGGCGCTGCTGGGTGTTGCCGGTTACAAAACCCCAGAGGGCGGTTTCATGGCTGGGGACTTCGCCGATATGGCGCGGCATTACGGTTGGTTTGGTGCAGCGTGGCGCGGGCCGCTGCTGGAGCTGTTCGAGCGGGAGCTGGTGGCCGGGAAGTTGCTGATGGACGGGATCTTCGTGGCCGAACGCGCCCGCGGGAAGGGCGTGGGCACGGCGCTGATCGGAGCGATCAAGGCAGAGGCGGCGCGGCGCGGTTGCGGAGAGGTGCGCCTCGATGTGGTGGACGGCAACGACAGGGCGCGGGCGCTGTACGAGCGCTGCGGCTTCGAGGCACGGGGCGAGGTGCGGGCTGGCGTGCTCGCCCCGGTTCTGGGCTTCCGGCAGGCGGTGACGATGGTGGCGCAGGTGGACGGTGCGCCATGACTACGCACGGTAGGGTGTTTCGCAAGCGCGCGGGGCGGTTTAGACGGCCCGCATGACTTTCGACGTGATCATATTGGGCGCAGGCGGCGCGGGGCTGATGGCGGCGGCCACCGCCGGGCAGGCCGGCGCGCGGGTGCTGCTGCTGGACCATGCCGAGAAGGCCGGCAAGAAGATCCTGATCTCGGGTGGCGGGCGCTGCAACTTTACCAACCTCGGGATCGAGCCGGGGTGTTACCTCTCGGAGAATCCGCATTTCGCCAAGTCCGCGCTGAGCCGTTACACGCAGTGGGATTTCATCGATCTCGTGGATCGCTATGGCATCGCGTGGCACGAGAAGACGCTGGGCCAGCTCTTTTGCGATGGCTCCGCGCGCCAGATCGTGGCGATGCTGGAGGCGGAATGTACGAAGGGCGGCGTCGAGATCCGGCTGGGTGTGAGCGGCACGGCGGTGAGGCACAGGGACGGGTATTTCGAGGTCGCCGGCGCGCGCGCGCCGAGGCTGATCGTGGCCACCGGCGGCCCGTCGATCCCGAAGATGGGGGCGACAGGGCGCGCCTATGAGATCGCCCGGCAGTTCGGACTGGAAATTGTGGAACCGCGCCCTGCGCTGGTGCCTTTCACCCTGCCGGAGCGCGACCGTCTCTTCACCACCATTGCGGGCGTGGCGGTGCCTTCGGTCGCGACGGTGAACGGGGTTTCCTTCGAAGAGGCCACGCTGTTCACCCACCGGGGTCTTTCGGGCCCGGCGATCTTGCAGGTGTCGAGTTACTGGCAGCCGGGTGATGCGGTACGGTTGAACCTGCTGCCAGGCGCGCTGGAGCACCTGAAGGCGGCGCGGGCGAAGGCGCCGAGGGCCGGGCTGAAGGCGGCGCTTTCGGAGCATCTGCCTGCACGGCTCGCGGAGGCGCTGGCGGAGCGGGTCGGACTTGCGACGGAGATGGGCAATGCGCCGGACCGGGAGCTGGAGCGGGCGGCGGGCTTGCTGGAAGCGCTCGAAGTCTGGCCTGACGGCACCGAGGGTTATGCCAAGGCGGAGGTTACGGCAGGGGGCGTTTCGACTGCCGAACTTTCGAGCAAGACGATGGAAGCGAAGAAGGTGCCGGGCCTATACTTTGTGGGCGAGGCCGTGGATGTGACCGGCTGGCTCGGCGGCTACAACTTTCAGTGGGCTTGGGCCAGCGGCGTGGCTGCCGGGCAGGCGGTGGCCGGGCTGTAGGAGGGGCAGGGCAAGTCCGGCCCCACGGGTTGCAACGACGGTTCTTGTGATTCACGCTTGCGGCAGGGCCCGGGGAGAGACGACATGGATATCAGCCTGATCCGAACCTTCCTTGAGGTCGCAGCCACCGGGTCTTTCGTGAACGCAAGCGAACGCCTGTTCGTCACGCAATCTGCAGTGAGCTTGCGTATCCAGCGGTTGGAGGACTCGCTGGGTAAGGTGCTGTTCACCCGCTCCAAGGCGGGCGCAGAGTTGACGTCTGCGGGCCGCGAGTTTGAGCGATACGCCCTCTCGCTCATCAAGATCTGGGAGGAGGCGCGGCAGCAGATCGGGATGCCGGAGGGCTACACCAAATCCCTGACCATTGGTGCGCAATACTCGCTTTGGCCACGCCTTGGTTTTCGCTGGATGGACAGGATGCAGGCCGGGATGCCTGAGCTGAACCTGAGGGGCGAATTGGGAATGCCGGACAGGCTGACACGCTTTCTCATCGAAGGTGTGGTGCAGGCGGCGTTGATGTACACCCCTCAACTGCGCCCCGGCCTTACGGCCCGGCAGGTGATGGAGGAAGAACTGGTTCTGGTCGCCTCATGGGAGGCGGAGCTGAAGGATATCGCCTCCGACTACGTCTTCGTGGACTGGGGCCCGGAGTTTCTTCACGCGCACGCAACCGAACTGCCAGAATTGACCAATTCCGGCCTCACCCTCGCGCTCGGGGCAATGGCTGCCGATTACATCGCCCAGCGACGCAAGGCGGCTTACCTGCCCGCCCGCTACGTGAAGCGCTATCTCGATGAGAAGCGGCTGCACCTTGTTCCGAACGCGCCGATCTTTCCCTATCCGGTCTGGTCGATCTGGCGGGATGATCTGGATGAGGAGGTGCGGGAGGTTGCGGAAGCGGCACTTGTTGCAACGGCGACACAGCTGGACGCCGATCAAGAGGCCGTCCTCGAGGCCCTGGCCGAAGCGAATGGCGGTGAAACCGTGGAAATCCTAGGAAATCATTGAAGATTTTATATCGTGAGCAAAACTGCTTTTATCCGTGATTATTTAGAATTTCACTCACGATAAACCCTTTCCTATCTACCGGCTCAGCAGAGATGCTCCTGCCCGCTCCGGGTGGGGATCATGAACCCTGGAAAGGAAAACCCATGGAAAAAGCAACAAAACTTGGCGCTGGCATCGTCACCCTTGTTGCGGCGCTGTCCGCGACTTCCGCGATTGCCCAGGACATCGTGGGCGGCACCTCCGTTGCCGCCGAGCGCAATGAAGATCTCATCGAAGCCATCGAGGATGACGCCGAGCGCGACCTCGACCGCTTTGGCAACGAAGGCCGCCCCCAAGGGTTTGCCGGCTCCTTCGCGCTGCGCGGCATCGCGTCGTCGGGCAACACCGAGAGCTTCGACCTCGGCATCGGCACCGACCTCGGCTACGTCTGGGGCCAGAACGGCATCGAGCTGAACCTCAGCTATGCCTACGGCGAAGACAAGGGCGTGAAATCGGAAGAGAGCCTCTTCTACGGCCTCGAGTACACCCGTGACTTCAACCCCGATCTCTATGGCTTTGCCAAAGTGCAGGGCTCGGTTGACGAATTCTCGTCTTACAAGACCGACACCTTTGCCAGTTTCGGCGTTGGCTACCGGATCCTCAACGACGAGACCAAGCAGTGGTCGGTTCAGGCCGGTCCGGGTTACCGTTTTGCCGAGCTGAACGACATCGCCGCCGGCGAAGTGGACGAAGTGGCATGGGGCGTGTCCTCGGACTACGCGCACAAGCTGAGCGACACCGTTTACCTGACCATGGATACCGATGTGATCTCGTCGGACTCCGATACCGTGGTCTACAACGACCTCGCGCTGAGCGTGGCGGTGTCGAAAGCTCTGGCCCTGCGGACCTCGGTGCTGACCGAGTACCACAGCGACCCGCTGCCGGGCTTCAAGGACACCGACAACACCTTCGGTGTGAGCCTGGTGTACTCGTTCAACTGAGCCACGATTTCCCTCGTGACGAAGATAGAAGAGGGCGGAGAAATCCGCCCTCTTATTGCGTCAGTACTTGTATTGAATGCGTGCGGCCCTAGTCGAACGTCCCCGAGACCTTGCCGAGCAGCATGAAGGCTCGGGCGGTTCGGGTCTCGCTGACAGCGATGATCTCGGTGTCGGAGGCGGTTTCGGAGAAGGCGGCGAAGGTCTGGTCGAACTTGCGCAGGAAATGGTGGACCGCGTCGCGGAAGATCGGATCGGCGCGCATGCGGCCGGAGGTGAGGGCGAGGCAGGAGCGGTCGCGGACGCCGTCCATCCCGGCGATCTCCTCGCCGCGGCGGCCCTGCCCGAATTTGCGCCACACCGCCGGGCGGGCGGGTGCGGGCGACAGGTCATCCATGTAGATCCCATCTTCGGAGAGCAGGGTGAGCACATCCTGCGCCGAATGCACGAGGCCCGAGATCGTTGGGTCACGCAGCGCCTTGCGGAGGGCCGCGAAGCCGGCCTTGTCCTTCTCGTTCTCGGGGAAGTTGAGCGCGCGGGTGAACTCCTCGACCGAGATCGGCGCGGCGCCGGTGACGGCCGGGGTGCCGAGGTCGAAGGCGGGCTGGGCCTCTGCCTCGGGGACGGGCTCGGGGCGCGAGAGGGCGGGTTTGCCCGGCAGCGGCACCTCGGCGGCGAGCCCGGCGCGGGATGCGATGCGCGAGAGCGCGGCCTCGGCGTTGCGCTGGGCCGTCACCAGCTCTTCGAGCTTGCGCTCGACGGCACTGGCACGCGGGTCAGTCCGCTCGCCCGAGGCGCTGCTGACGTAGCTGGAGCGCAGAGCATCCACCGCCGCTGTCAGCCGGGCGCTTTCTTCGCGCATGATCTTGCTGCTCTTGGCCGCCGAGACGCCGATCCAGATCAGCGCCACGGGCATGAAGATGGCAAAGAGGGTCATCACGAAGATGATCGGGTCGAAGCCTTCGTCGCCGCCCGGCACCAGCAGGAAGAAGCTGCCGACCAGCAGGCCCCAGAGCAGGGTCAGGCCGATGCCGATAAACTCGGCGGAGCCGAAGCCGCGCGCGGGCTCGGAGGCGGCGCCCTGGGCGCTGCGCATGGGGGCGGGTTCGAGCCGCACAGGCTGCTGCGTCATGCTGCTGTTCTCGGCCTCGCTCACCCCCCGCAGGCTCCCGTCAGACGTATTTGATGCTCAGGACTTCGTAGCTCTTTTCGCCGCCCGGCGTGCGCACCTCGACAGAGTCGCCCTCGTCCTTGCCGATCAGGGCGCGGGCGATGGGAGACTTGATGTTGAGCAGGCCGCGCTCGATGTCGGCCTCGTGCTCGCCGACGATCTGCCAGCTCTTCTCCTCGTCGGTGTCCTCATCGACCACCGTGACCGTCGCGCCGAACTTGATGGAGCCCGAAAGCTTGGCCGGGTCGATCACCTCGGCGAGCGAGAGCACGCCCTCGATCTCCTTGATCCGGCCTTCGATGAAGCTCTGCTTCTCCTTGGCGGAGTGATACTCGGCGTTTTCGCTCAGATCGCCATGCTCACGGGCCTCGGCGATTGCCTTGATGATCGCCGGCCGCTCAACGCTCTTGAGCTGCTTCAGTTCGGTGTCGAGCGCGGTATGGCCCGCGCGGGTCATCGGTATTTTATCCATCGCGGTGGTGGAACTTTCACTGGGAGAAAGGGCAACACTCAGGCTCTTAACTCAATCAGCGAAGGGAAAGTCAATAGTCCGGAAAGGGTTGCAGGGCTAGGGTGGCGGAAAACGGTCGCGGGGCGGAGGTGGTGACACCGGGCGCAATCGCGCGGCGGAACGAGGGGCAGAAACAGGCGGGCAGTTCATGCGCAACTTCCTGAGATTCGTGGCGATCTACTTTCTGGCGGGCATCGCCTTTGTCGCCCTCGTGCGCGACGATCCGGTGGCGCTGATCGGCGGCCTCGTGGCCGCTCTTCCGGCGACGGCGATCTATTTCATGCAGAAGGGCTGGTGGCTGATCGCTGGCGTCGTGGCGCTCTTCTTCGTGCTGCCGCGGGGCGAGGTGATGGCCCGGCTGCCGAGGGCCTTTCTAGTGCTCATGGTCTGCAACCTGTTCTTCCTGACCTTCACCATGGTCAAGACCTCCCTGCCCTATGCCATGCCGTTCTGGGCCGATCCGCCACTTGCCGCGCTGGACCGGGCGCTGCACCTCGGCGTGGACCCCTACGTGCTGACTCATGCCATCGGCGCGTGGATTCCGCCCGCTGCTGCGGTGGCGATCTACATGGGAGCGTGGATCGTGCCGGCGATGTACCTGCCGGTGATCCTCGTGCTCTTTGACGGTGACCGCGCCCGGGTGGGCCGGTTTCTTCTGCTATACGCGGTGGGCTGGGCCCTTCTCGGCTCGGTTCTGGCGCTGGGCGGCCTTTCCGCTGGGCCGATCTACTATGACAGGCTCTTGGGCGGCGACCGCTTTGCCGGGCTGATCGAGGCGCTCGCGGCCAGCGGTATCTCGGCCAGCATGACCGGGCAGGTGCAGGATTTCCTATGGGGCGTCTATGCCAGCGGGGCGCAGGGCGTGGGTTCGGGCATTTCGGCTTTTCCCAGTGTGCACGTGGGCATGGCCTGCGTCGTCTCGCTCTACCTCTACGAACGCGCCCGCTGGCTGGCGCCGCTCTCGGTGGCGATCACCGGGGTCTTCCTGTTTCTGTCGGTGCATTTGGGCTGGCACTATGCGGTGGATGGTTATGCCTCGATTGCCGTGATCCTCGCCACCTGGGCAGTGGCGCGGCGCAGACAATCAGCGCGGCCTGCCCCGGAATTGGCCGATTTGAGCCCCGAAACCATCTGATTTTGCAGGCACCAAGTCTGGAAGGATGACGCCCGGGAACCGGGTGACTGGGGCTATCGAGGGGTTTGGCCATGTTTGGCAACGCGATTGCACATCTGCGCAAGGGGGCCGACGAGCCCTTTGCCGCGAGCGAGATTTCGTGGTTTCTGCGCTTTGCCTTCATCTACATGATCCTGTCGGGCATCGTCGTCAGCTTCGGGGTGGACCTGCTCTCTGCAGCGACCCCGGCGGTGGGCGGCGGGCAGAAGTTCTTCTACTTCATCCGCGATGTGCTGCTTGGCATCTTCCCGGTGGTCATTGGCCTCTTTTTCCTGATCGGTTGGCAGCGCATCCGGTTGCGCGGCGCGGCGCTGCTGAAGGTCTTCATCGCTTGCGTGCTCATGCAGTCGGGCTTCACGATGATGAAGAGCGCCTTCCCGATGCTGATGCCCTTCTACGCCGATCCTTTCCTTGCCGATCTCGACGAGGCGATCCACGGCGGTGTGCCGTGGGAGTGGACCCATGCGCTGATCGGCATGGGCGAGGGTCAGAAGCTGTTTCTGGCCTACACCAAGATCTGGGGCGTCTGGGCGCTGCTCTTCCCCTTCCTGCTGGTGCTGGTCGACAGTGACAAGGCGCGGGTTAAGCGTTTCTTGATCTTGTTTCTCGTGGCATGGGTCTTCATCGGCAACGTGCTGGCGCTCTCCGGCCTCTCGGTTGGTCCGATCTTTTATGACCGGCTACTCGGCGGCGAGCGGTTTGGCGGGCTGATAACCGTGCTGAACAATGGCGGCATCGAGCACACCACGATCGGGATGACGCAGGATGCCCTGTGGCAGCTCTACTCCAAGGGCAAGAACTTCATCGGACCGGGCATCTCGGCCTTCCCGAGCGTGCATGTGGCTGTGGCCTCGGTGGCGGCGCTCTACCTCGCGGAGCGCAGCCGGTGGCTGGCGCTGCCGGGGTTTCTCTACCTCGCGCTGGTAATGTTCCTCTCGGTCTACACCGGCTACCACTACGCGGTAGATGGCTACGTTTCGATGGCGGTCGTGGGGCTGGTCTGGGCGGTGCTGAAGCGCCGCGCAATGGCGCGCGACGCAGCCCCGGCCGGAGCGATGACCCCGGCCGAGTAAGAGGCACCCACAGCCGGGCGCCCATGGGTGCGGCCTGCGTTCAGAGCAGCGCGCCACCGGAGGCCTCGATCCGCTGGCCGGTGATCCAGTTGGTCTTGCCAGCGAGCAGGGCAGCCACCGCGCCGCCGATGTCATCGGGCAGACCGGCCCGGCCCATGGCCGAAATCTCCGCCATCCGCGCGTTCATCTCCGGGTCGTCCCGCACGATGCCACCGCCGAAGTCGGTTTCGATTGCGCCAGGGGCTAGCGTGTTGACGGCGATGCCGCGCGGGCCGAACTCGCGGGCCATGTAGTGGGTCATCACCT includes:
- a CDS encoding phosphatase PAP2 family protein, translating into MFGNAIAHLRKGADEPFAASEISWFLRFAFIYMILSGIVVSFGVDLLSAATPAVGGGQKFFYFIRDVLLGIFPVVIGLFFLIGWQRIRLRGAALLKVFIACVLMQSGFTMMKSAFPMLMPFYADPFLADLDEAIHGGVPWEWTHALIGMGEGQKLFLAYTKIWGVWALLFPFLLVLVDSDKARVKRFLILFLVAWVFIGNVLALSGLSVGPIFYDRLLGGERFGGLITVLNNGGIEHTTIGMTQDALWQLYSKGKNFIGPGISAFPSVHVAVASVAALYLAERSRWLALPGFLYLALVMFLSVYTGYHYAVDGYVSMAVVGLVWAVLKRRAMARDAAPAGAMTPAE